The following coding sequences are from one Phenylobacterium glaciei window:
- a CDS encoding Gfo/Idh/MocA family protein, producing MAEILRGGVIGAGVFGGYHARQYANQPGARLAAVYDPHHTARAEEIAQSHGGKGFADLEAFLAEVDVVTVASPGSYHAEGALAALAAGKPVYVEKPLAVSLQDADGIIEAAAKRKLVLACGHQERVVFQAIGLFDVPEQPLRLEAVRHGPPSERSLDVSVVLDLMIHDLDLALSLSAGQPLAVEATGVRDFSGGWDQARAEVNFDNGFLAVFDASRMAPARKRTMKVVYPSGELEIDFLTREFRNTTGFPLNPDFADTPGAKDPLGASVAGFLAAVRGDSPRPVVTGEEAARALDLALAVEQALEDAG from the coding sequence ATGGCGGAAATCTTGCGGGGCGGCGTGATCGGGGCCGGGGTGTTCGGCGGCTATCACGCGCGGCAGTACGCCAACCAGCCGGGCGCGCGCCTAGCCGCCGTCTATGATCCCCATCACACCGCCCGCGCCGAAGAGATCGCCCAGAGCCATGGCGGCAAGGGCTTCGCCGATCTAGAGGCGTTCCTCGCCGAGGTCGATGTCGTCACCGTCGCCTCACCGGGCAGCTATCACGCGGAAGGCGCGCTGGCGGCCCTGGCGGCCGGCAAGCCGGTCTATGTCGAAAAGCCCCTGGCGGTCAGCCTGCAGGACGCCGACGGCATCATCGAGGCGGCCGCCAAGCGCAAGCTGGTGCTGGCCTGCGGCCACCAGGAGCGGGTGGTCTTCCAAGCCATCGGCCTGTTCGATGTGCCCGAGCAGCCCCTGCGGCTGGAGGCGGTGCGCCACGGGCCGCCGTCGGAGCGCAGCCTGGATGTTTCGGTGGTGCTGGACCTGATGATCCACGACCTGGACCTGGCCCTGTCGCTCAGCGCCGGTCAGCCTTTGGCGGTGGAGGCCACGGGGGTCCGCGACTTCAGCGGCGGCTGGGACCAGGCCCGCGCCGAGGTCAATTTCGACAATGGCTTCCTGGCGGTGTTCGACGCCTCGCGCATGGCGCCGGCCCGCAAGCGCACCATGAAGGTGGTCTATCCCTCCGGCGAGCTGGAGATCGACTTCCTGACCCGGGAGTTCCGCAATACTACGGGCTTCCCGCTCAACCCGGACTTCGCCGACACGCCGGGCGCCAAGGACCCCCTGGGGGCCAGCGTCGCGGGCTTCCTGGCGGCCGTGCGCGGCGACTCTCCGCGCCCCGTCGTCACCGGCGAGGAAGCGGCCCGTGCGCTTGACCTGGCCCTGGCGGTGGAACAGGCGTTGGAGGACGCCGGGTAA
- a CDS encoding NADP-dependent oxidoreductase, protein MTTSREIRLKTRPVGLPTAANFDLVSVDLSAPGPGEVQVRNTWMTVDPYMRGRMNDVKSYTPPFQLGEVLQGGAVGEVIASNDPSLKVGDLVQSGNGWREAFNAPASTVQKLETHGLPPEAFLGVAGMPGLTAYVGLLKIAALKPGDVVFVSGAAGAVGSVVCQIAKLKGHKVIASAGGAEKVKFLKDELGVDVAIDYKATPDLTAALMAAAPEGIDVYFENVGGEHLEAALNAAAPYARFAICGMISQYNATAPVPGPRNMALIIGKNLRLEGFIVSNHWDMMPAFIKDLAEWSAAGKLKWKQTVKEGIEKAPEAFLGLFSGDNFGKMLVKLS, encoded by the coding sequence ATGACCACCTCGCGCGAAATCCGGCTCAAGACCCGCCCCGTCGGCCTCCCCACCGCGGCAAATTTTGACCTGGTCAGCGTCGACCTGTCGGCGCCCGGGCCTGGCGAGGTTCAGGTGCGCAACACCTGGATGACGGTCGATCCCTACATGCGCGGCCGCATGAACGACGTGAAGAGCTACACCCCGCCGTTCCAGCTCGGCGAAGTGCTGCAGGGCGGCGCGGTGGGCGAGGTGATCGCGTCCAACGACCCCAGCCTCAAGGTCGGCGACCTGGTGCAGTCGGGCAACGGCTGGCGCGAGGCCTTCAATGCCCCGGCCTCCACGGTCCAGAAGCTGGAGACCCACGGCCTGCCGCCGGAAGCCTTCCTCGGCGTCGCCGGAATGCCTGGCCTGACCGCCTATGTCGGTCTGCTGAAGATCGCGGCCCTGAAGCCGGGCGACGTGGTCTTCGTCTCCGGCGCCGCGGGCGCGGTGGGCTCGGTGGTCTGCCAGATCGCCAAGCTGAAGGGCCACAAGGTCATCGCCTCGGCCGGCGGCGCCGAGAAGGTGAAGTTCTTGAAGGACGAACTCGGCGTGGACGTGGCCATCGACTATAAGGCCACCCCCGACCTCACCGCCGCCCTCATGGCCGCGGCCCCCGAAGGCATCGACGTCTATTTCGAGAACGTCGGCGGTGAGCATCTGGAGGCGGCCCTCAACGCCGCGGCCCCCTACGCCCGCTTCGCGATCTGCGGAATGATCTCCCAGTATAACGCCACCGCGCCGGTTCCCGGGCCGCGCAACATGGCCCTGATCATTGGCAAGAACCTGCGGCTGGAGGGCTTCATCGTCTCCAACCACTGGGACATGATGCCCGCCTTCATCAAGGACCTCGCCGAGTGGTCGGCGGCCGGCAAGCTGAAGTGGAAGCAGACCGTCAAGGAAGGCATCGAAAAGGCGCCCGAAGCCTTCCTGGGCCTCTTCAGCGGCGACAACTTCGGCAAGATGCTGGTCAAGCTCTCCTAG